The Pseudodesulfovibrio sediminis genome includes the window CAACGGGGATTCCACCTCAACGGCCAACTTCTTTTCCAACATGGTCAAAAGCCTTCCACCACTTCAGGACATTACCAAAATGGCCGGGCTTGAACTCCCCGAGTATCTCGGCAAGATGAAAGAAGATGAACCGGCCACTGATAAAACAGACACTGACAAATCAACAGAAACCGAATAGCGAACAAGAAAGGCTCCCGAATGGGAGCCTTTTCTTATCATTCTCAGTGAATACATGTATTCACAACTTGCTCGACAGCTTACTCGACCGGAATCATATCATATGCATCGCCGGAGATGCACCGGCAGCCATCTTCCGTGATTTCAAACGTATTCTCCACGCCCACCATACCAACATTGCGGATGCCTTGCTTCGGTTCCAGAGCAATCACCATGCCCTTCTCAAACGGAAAATCAAAGCCTTTGGCAATGGGGGGAAATTCATCAATGGTCAGACCGATACCGTGTCCCACAAACGGGACCTGATTATCATCCAATCCCATGAACCCTTCGGCAAAACCTTGCTGTTGCGCCTCTTCGATGCAGTATAGATACAGTTCTTGCGGAGTAACGCCGGGCTTGGCTGTCGCACACATCCAGTCCTGCATTGCAATACAGAAATCATGCCCTTCCCTGATGGCACCACTCTTGGCCGACTCCGAACCGGCAAAATACGACTGGCTCTTATCCGTATGGTACCCTTCAAGCTGAAAGCCGATATCGAGCATAAGCGGTTCGCCCATCTTCCAGATCTTCTTTTCATTCCCCATAAGAGCCGAGGCCGGGTGTTCGCCGCGCAATCCCAACGGCCCGTTGAATCCACTGGGATAGTTCCCGGAATCACCGGCTGCGACGTGTCCCAGAAAGATTTCCTCGCCATGTGCCTGCATACGCATGATCCCCATATGCCCCTCCGAGAAGAACGCTTCCCAGGCAGTGTGGGCAATTTCCCGTTCGGTCATACCGGGTCTGATCTTTTGCGGAATAATATCGTATAGACAACGGTGATGCCGCGCTCCGCACTCACGCAGGATACGCAGTTCATATTCAGATTTGACCATCTTGGCCAAAGCCACGGCATGGTCTCCCGGCACGATGGTGTATTCTTTCAGCTTGGTTGCCAAAAGGGACCCCAATTGCCAGGACAAACCGGCCATGACTGCTGCGATGGTCGAGGTAAAAGGGCTGCCTGCGTCTGCACACAACCCGGGAAGCTCCGAGTAGGACTTGAACGGCAGAATATGGTCAAGGCTGGTCTCCAGCTTCGCACGGCTGACACCCTTGCGAATCAATAGAACAGGCTTACCTTCCAATGGA containing:
- a CDS encoding M24 family metallopeptidase; translated protein: MFEALSRVPADELRRRQNAVRAHLHTIAPGAGGILVFSRLNIYYLTGTFGQGVLWLPLEGKPVLLIRKGVSRAKLETSLDHILPFKSYSELPGLCADAGSPFTSTIAAVMAGLSWQLGSLLATKLKEYTIVPGDHAVALAKMVKSEYELRILRECGARHHRCLYDIIPQKIRPGMTEREIAHTAWEAFFSEGHMGIMRMQAHGEEIFLGHVAAGDSGNYPSGFNGPLGLRGEHPASALMGNEKKIWKMGEPLMLDIGFQLEGYHTDKSQSYFAGSESAKSGAIREGHDFCIAMQDWMCATAKPGVTPQELYLYCIEEAQQQGFAEGFMGLDDNQVPFVGHGIGLTIDEFPPIAKGFDFPFEKGMVIALEPKQGIRNVGMVGVENTFEITEDGCRCISGDAYDMIPVE